In the genome of Perca fluviatilis chromosome 4, GENO_Pfluv_1.0, whole genome shotgun sequence, one region contains:
- the LOC120556789 gene encoding transcription factor 15-like: MMAFTMLRPVSTHPFSYPADLTLISDDEEGNHSESDGSTDQGYGCCGIPRDSYRRESGVVVPHRNTANARERHRTQNVNTAFTALRTLIPTEPVDRKLSKIETLRLASSYISHLANVLVVGDGREDGQPCLSAVYKEGKGGREGKQPRNICTFCLSNQRKGVKDKRDCVKMHGSSARQISRR, encoded by the exons ATGATGGCTTTTACTATGCTCAGGCCGGTGTCGACGCATCCCTTCTCTTACCCCGCTGACCTGACCTTGATCTCGGACGACGAAGAGGGGAACCACAGCGAGAGCGACGGCAGCACCGACCAGGGCTATGGCTGCTGCGGGATTCCGCGGGACAGTTATAGGCGGGAGTCCGGCGTCGTGGTGCCGCATCGGAACACCGCTAACGCCAGGGAAAGACACCGGACCCAGAACGTCAACACGGCTTTCACGGCGCTGCGGACACTCATCCCTACGGAACCGGTGGACAGAAAACTCTCCAAAATCGAGACGCTGCGCCTGGCGTCCAGCTATATCTCCCACTTGGCCAACGTTCTTGTGGTCGGGGACGGGAGGGAGGACGGACAGCCTTGCCTCAGTGCTGTCTACAAGGAGGGGAAGGGGGGTAGAGAAGGCAAACAGCCCCGGAATATCTGCACATTCTGCCTCAGCAACCAACGGAAAGGG GTGAAAGACAAACGAGACTGTGTGAAAATGCATGGAAGCAGTGCGAGACAAATAAGTCGACGATGA